Proteins co-encoded in one Candidatus Kapaibacterium sp. genomic window:
- a CDS encoding bifunctional homocysteine S-methyltransferase/methylenetetrahydrofolate reductase, giving the protein MKLPFSERLRQGVLVCDGSLEAELWRRGLTEFPPELYVLRQPVIVEEIHRAFVEAGAELVQTNTLRANRLALERYGLAEKVYELNRTGIWLARCAALNRAYTAGVVGPTGRFLAPLGNLSPEEARQVFVEQIVALVDGGAELLLLKGFIELRELLLAIEAARLVSPHLPIVALKAFPEDGAVLMGSFPRKVAVELSQQPVAAIGAAGTVGPQRMVGIARSLISGASLPVAALPDVSVPRIVGERRFYDPDPDYIARKVQELIALGVRIVGVDGGATVECVRAVARAAAQAPPSTVPEIAEAPQEMPSPVSQEKPLPTRFQQALGKRFVVTVELDIPRGLEMASVVEGARFLRRHGIDAVNISDGARARLRMSPIALAYLVQTQAGIECITHIACRDRNIVALQAELLGAHALGVRNILAVTGDPPHIGDYPNATAVFDVDSIGLIRILAALNEGVDAMGNPLGQAANFCIACACNPVAEQWEEEIERLERKVAQGAQVVFTQPVFDVELWELFRSRIAHLPVRVLVGVLPLRSLRHAEFLHYEVPGISIPQWVRQRMARATTPEAAMREGIALAVEFLRAVRHTVDGVYLMPPFRRYDVAVEVLRQAGLLPVLEQQAVGI; this is encoded by the coding sequence ATGAAGCTGCCCTTCTCAGAGCGGCTACGGCAGGGTGTTCTCGTCTGCGACGGCTCTTTGGAAGCAGAGCTATGGCGGCGGGGGTTGACGGAGTTCCCGCCAGAGCTTTACGTGCTGCGACAGCCAGTCATTGTGGAGGAGATCCACCGGGCCTTCGTGGAAGCTGGAGCAGAGCTAGTGCAGACAAACACACTGCGGGCCAATCGGCTTGCTCTGGAACGGTATGGACTCGCAGAGAAGGTCTACGAGCTCAACCGAACGGGCATATGGTTAGCCCGATGTGCTGCACTCAACCGTGCGTACACTGCTGGCGTTGTTGGACCGACAGGGAGGTTTTTGGCTCCGCTAGGGAATTTATCGCCCGAAGAGGCGCGGCAGGTGTTCGTGGAACAGATCGTCGCGTTGGTGGATGGAGGTGCAGAGCTGCTATTGCTCAAGGGATTCATCGAGCTGCGGGAGCTACTGCTGGCCATCGAGGCAGCGCGGTTGGTTAGTCCTCACTTGCCGATCGTAGCACTGAAGGCCTTCCCGGAGGATGGCGCCGTGCTGATGGGTTCTTTTCCCAGGAAGGTTGCCGTCGAGCTTAGCCAGCAGCCTGTTGCGGCGATCGGTGCTGCGGGGACAGTAGGTCCCCAGCGGATGGTTGGAATCGCCCGCTCTCTCATCAGCGGGGCGAGTCTACCAGTTGCGGCGCTGCCCGATGTGAGCGTACCTCGGATTGTCGGCGAGCGGCGGTTCTACGATCCCGATCCCGACTACATCGCCCGTAAGGTGCAGGAACTCATCGCGCTTGGGGTGCGCATCGTGGGAGTCGATGGAGGTGCAACAGTGGAGTGTGTTCGGGCAGTAGCACGCGCAGCCGCACAGGCTCCGCCATCAACGGTGCCGGAGATTGCTGAGGCTCCGCAGGAGATGCCTTCCCCTGTGAGCCAGGAGAAGCCTCTGCCAACGCGCTTCCAGCAGGCACTAGGGAAGCGGTTCGTTGTCACCGTGGAGCTTGATATCCCCCGCGGGCTGGAAATGGCATCGGTGGTCGAGGGTGCTCGCTTTCTGCGCCGACACGGCATTGATGCCGTCAACATCTCCGACGGAGCTCGGGCACGGCTCCGGATGAGCCCGATTGCTTTGGCCTACTTGGTGCAGACCCAGGCAGGAATAGAGTGTATCACGCACATCGCTTGCCGTGATCGCAACATCGTAGCGCTCCAAGCGGAGCTTCTTGGAGCCCACGCGTTGGGCGTGCGCAATATCCTTGCTGTAACCGGCGATCCGCCGCACATTGGCGATTACCCAAACGCGACAGCAGTGTTCGACGTTGACTCCATCGGGCTCATCCGCATCCTCGCAGCGCTCAACGAGGGGGTGGATGCCATGGGAAACCCGCTAGGCCAGGCGGCAAATTTCTGCATCGCCTGTGCCTGTAATCCGGTGGCCGAGCAGTGGGAGGAGGAGATAGAGCGGCTGGAGCGCAAAGTTGCCCAGGGGGCCCAAGTGGTCTTCACACAGCCAGTGTTTGACGTGGAGCTCTGGGAGCTCTTCCGGAGCCGTATTGCGCATTTGCCGGTGCGGGTCCTTGTAGGCGTGCTGCCGCTGCGGAGCTTGCGCCATGCTGAGTTCCTGCACTACGAAGTGCCTGGAATCAGCATTCCGCAGTGGGTCCGGCAGCGGATGGCACGGGCTACGACCCCGGAGGCAGCCATGCGCGAGGGCATAGCCTTGGCAGTGGAATTCCTCCGGGCAGTGCGGCATACGGTTGACGGGGTCTACCTCATGCCCCCATTTCGGCGGTACGACGTCGCAGTAGAAGTCCTGCGCCAAGCAGGGCTGTTGCCGGTGCTAGAACAGCAGGCAGTCGGCATATGA
- a CDS encoding DoxX family membrane protein, which produces MLQRARIPMVTRLLPGLIRLRELVGFALRVVVGMVFLVAASDKLANPELFARTIANYRLLPIELVNLPAIVLPWLELFVGLMLVAGIRVRAAALVSAVLLGIFTVALVSALVRGLDIHCGCFSQTAAERIGWGRVVEDIALLAASLWLIVWTPRRWSIERYLRRSL; this is translated from the coding sequence ATGCTACAGCGAGCTCGGATTCCCATGGTGACGCGTCTGCTTCCTGGGTTGATACGGCTGCGAGAGCTTGTGGGGTTTGCCTTGAGGGTCGTGGTGGGAATGGTCTTCCTGGTTGCCGCCTCGGATAAGCTCGCAAACCCCGAACTCTTTGCACGCACGATTGCTAACTACCGGTTGCTGCCAATCGAGCTGGTCAATCTACCGGCGATCGTACTGCCGTGGTTGGAGCTATTTGTGGGGCTAATGCTTGTGGCAGGGATACGGGTTCGGGCGGCGGCGCTTGTCAGTGCCGTTCTATTGGGAATCTTCACGGTGGCTTTGGTCTCGGCTTTGGTGCGAGGTCTGGACATCCATTGCGGCTGCTTCTCTCAGACTGCAGCGGAGCGGATCGGGTGGGGGCGGGTGGTGGAAGATATCGCGTTGTTGGCTGCATCACTGTGGCTGATCGTCTGGACGCCGCGTCGGTGGAGCATAGAGCGGTACTTGCGGCGGTCGCTATGA
- a CDS encoding polysaccharide biosynthesis C-terminal domain-containing protein yields the protein MLSAKGSQWLGTGPTSKSTATTAALKIGSFASRSVGSQSRAKIGLSEAIWEAAGLRSGRDVLRRLAWDVVAYGITTVLVRLLTFLLTPVYTHALQPAELGEVSYVYAGLAFTMVFLTLGWESAYMRFAVEAADWERCRIFTLAWSMVAFNSLLAGTLLWWGAPNVAEWLELRYLGADGIRLAALIAVCDAVAAVPFAELRLRRQLGLFAALRLGNIVLMVAATVYFLFVLHWGALGVLGAGALASAATAVAMSPLVVRQFQWEWCGELVRQMLRYGLPTVPAALAGIALHVLDRPLLMVLMDAAAVGLYQANYRLALPMLLMVSVFEYAWRPFFLEQAEAADAPRLFARVFWHWNVAAAFVYMVLVLWMPVMVRIPLWGSPLIHPTYWEGLGVVPIVAAGYVALGIYTIAASAIHIQKQTEHLSLAMGLAVLTNVGLIWLLVPRLGYVGAAWATAAAFALAAGVMLAVGQRLRPVPYPWGSVGVAWAIVLAAVAVGSGDLAARGLGTFLGGLLLAGWWRWRSRWV from the coding sequence GGCCCCACGTCGAAAAGTACAGCAACAACAGCAGCGCTGAAAATCGGTAGCTTTGCATCTAGGTCCGTAGGCTCGCAGAGTCGCGCAAAAATAGGACTTTCTGAGGCCATTTGGGAAGCAGCGGGACTGCGTTCAGGTAGAGACGTCCTACGGCGACTAGCCTGGGACGTTGTCGCGTATGGTATCACGACGGTTCTGGTCCGGCTCCTCACCTTCTTGTTGACCCCGGTCTACACCCACGCACTCCAGCCGGCGGAACTGGGGGAGGTCAGCTACGTCTACGCTGGGCTTGCATTCACGATGGTGTTTCTGACCTTGGGATGGGAGTCGGCGTACATGCGCTTTGCTGTTGAGGCAGCGGACTGGGAACGCTGCCGCATCTTCACGCTCGCCTGGTCAATGGTGGCCTTCAATAGCCTACTTGCTGGGACCCTGCTCTGGTGGGGAGCTCCAAATGTTGCCGAGTGGCTAGAATTGCGCTACCTTGGGGCGGATGGGATTCGGTTAGCAGCGTTGATTGCCGTCTGCGATGCGGTGGCTGCCGTGCCTTTTGCAGAGCTGCGTCTACGGCGGCAGTTAGGCCTCTTTGCTGCACTCCGGCTCGGGAATATTGTCCTGATGGTGGCAGCGACGGTCTACTTCCTCTTCGTCCTGCACTGGGGTGCGCTTGGTGTCTTAGGTGCGGGGGCGCTTGCCTCTGCGGCGACAGCGGTAGCGATGAGCCCGTTGGTCGTGCGCCAGTTCCAGTGGGAATGGTGTGGGGAGCTTGTGCGGCAGATGCTTCGGTATGGGTTGCCGACGGTTCCGGCGGCTCTAGCTGGAATTGCCCTCCATGTGCTAGATCGTCCGTTGCTGATGGTGCTGATGGATGCTGCTGCTGTTGGGCTGTACCAGGCGAACTACCGGTTGGCACTACCGATGCTGCTGATGGTCTCGGTGTTTGAGTACGCTTGGCGACCGTTCTTCCTGGAGCAAGCCGAGGCAGCGGATGCGCCGAGACTCTTTGCTCGGGTCTTTTGGCACTGGAATGTAGCGGCTGCGTTCGTGTACATGGTGTTGGTCCTGTGGATGCCTGTCATGGTGCGGATACCGCTCTGGGGGAGCCCGTTGATCCATCCGACGTACTGGGAGGGGTTGGGCGTTGTGCCGATTGTGGCAGCTGGCTACGTTGCGTTGGGCATTTACACTATCGCGGCATCGGCGATCCACATTCAGAAGCAGACGGAGCATCTCTCGCTGGCGATGGGGTTAGCGGTGCTGACGAATGTTGGACTCATCTGGCTCCTGGTGCCTCGTTTGGGCTACGTTGGGGCAGCGTGGGCGACGGCGGCGGCCTTTGCGTTGGCGGCAGGTGTTATGCTCGCCGTCGGGCAGCGCTTGCGTCCGGTTCCGTATCCGTGGGGTTCGGTAGGGGTGGCGTGGGCTATAGTCCTTGCAGCCGTGGCTGTGGGGAGTGGCGATCTGGCCGCTCGGGGGTTGGGGACCTTCCTCGGCGGACTGCTCTTAGCCGGTTGGTGGCGGTGGCGGAGTCGGTGGGTTTAG